One region of Polynucleobacter sp. Adler-ghost genomic DNA includes:
- a CDS encoding YbaB/EbfC family nucleoid-associated protein: MMKGGLAGLMKQAQQMQEKMKVAQEQLAALEVTGQAAGGLVKVTISGKHEMKRVQIDPGAMDDREMLEDLLVTAYTEAFKQVEAASSQVMSGATAGMPMPPGFKLPF, from the coding sequence ATGATGAAAGGCGGCCTTGCTGGTTTGATGAAACAAGCCCAGCAGATGCAAGAGAAGATGAAAGTAGCGCAAGAGCAATTGGCTGCGCTCGAAGTCACCGGTCAAGCTGCTGGTGGTTTAGTCAAAGTCACTATCTCTGGTAAACACGAAATGAAGCGTGTTCAGATTGATCCAGGCGCAATGGATGATCGCGAAATGCTTGAAGACTTGCTTGTTACTGCCTATACAGAAGCATTCAAACAAGTCGAAGCGGCCAGCTCACAAGTGATGTCTGGTGCTACTGCGGGCATGCCAATGCCCCCTGGCTTTAAGCTGCCGTTTTAA
- a CDS encoding helix-turn-helix domain-containing protein: protein MGFLINQYHGFSGNAVDMASVATQCAQYLQMPGDLDKINERLVRYYVTEGLVDRPKRIGRDAEYGYLHLLQFLAGRFLVDAGFPMQKVAPYLSSLESAQLEALVMNKTKPNMAELLVASFQNPSPKSMRSASEDQSSSVRKIKIKDPSASEIPWVMANSQKSVIQDALSADLNAFASRIQASIPEPVNIDSLERLDRLSDQVNKQINDLSETIRHSLSDLVDRAQLIAERERMVYEERFERMRLVMLDERAQWFDTIDRERAERQNQFLEMQEKLNRLMAMMAEQGKGKAHD, encoded by the coding sequence ATGGGGTTTTTAATCAATCAATATCACGGGTTTAGCGGAAATGCCGTGGATATGGCATCCGTAGCAACCCAATGCGCCCAATATCTCCAAATGCCTGGAGATCTAGACAAAATCAATGAGCGCCTTGTGCGCTATTACGTAACTGAGGGTCTGGTAGATCGCCCTAAAAGAATAGGTCGGGATGCAGAGTATGGCTACCTACATCTTTTGCAGTTCTTAGCAGGGCGCTTTTTGGTGGATGCTGGCTTTCCTATGCAAAAGGTAGCTCCGTATCTTTCCTCCTTGGAGAGTGCACAGCTTGAAGCCTTGGTCATGAATAAAACCAAGCCCAATATGGCAGAGCTATTAGTGGCTTCATTTCAGAACCCATCACCTAAGAGTATGCGTAGCGCTAGTGAAGATCAATCTTCATCAGTTCGTAAGATCAAGATCAAAGATCCATCCGCCTCTGAAATACCTTGGGTGATGGCTAACAGTCAGAAGTCTGTAATTCAGGATGCTCTGAGTGCAGATCTCAATGCATTTGCCAGTCGTATACAGGCAAGCATTCCAGAGCCCGTAAATATCGATTCATTAGAGCGTCTAGATAGATTGAGTGATCAAGTCAATAAGCAGATTAATGATCTATCAGAAACCATTCGGCACAGCCTTAGTGATTTAGTAGATCGAGCGCAGCTGATTGCTGAAAGAGAACGCATGGTTTACGAAGAACGCTTCGAACGAATGCGACTGGTCATGCTGGATGAACGAGCGCAATGGTTCGACACCATAGACCGAGAGCGAGCAGAAAGACAGAATCAATTTTTAGAGATGCAAGAAAAACTCAATCGATTAATGGCCATGATGGCCGAGCAAGGTAAAGGAAAAGCACATGATTAA
- the dnaX gene encoding DNA polymerase III subunit gamma/tau, producing MTALALARSWRPKTFSQLVGQDHVVKALTHALDQGRLHHAWLFTGTRGVGKTTIARIMAKALNCTGEDGQGRMTSEPCGKCPACLEIDAGRFVDYIEMDAASNRGVDDIAALLEKAAYAPSNARYKVYMIDEVHMLTNHAFNAMLKTLEEPPEHVKFILATTDPQKIPVTILSRCLQFNLKQMPVPLIVEHLEKVLASEKVDSETNALRVLAKAAQGSMRDALSLTDQAIAYAAGKVSEEAVRGMLGTLDDAYLIKILDALIAKDGATLLAISNEMGERSMSFSLALADLSSLIQKIAAAQIVPESVLEDWPEAAEIRRLASALTKEEAQLFYQISITSRPDLSLAPDEQTGFAMTLLRMLAFRPGNETLGRAGNSTPPVASAPRPSAPANQTAAPVRSAPAASAPAPVPAAKPAASASSSDRPDWHTLMRQLPVKGLVQQLAFQTELQNWEDSPAGVRATVVTPMPQLASEASIGRLADALTAHFGKPVKVVIEKGEVEGKTVAKVDAQIHQEKRQNAEQMIAQDPFIQQLEKEFGAKVVGGSVKPI from the coding sequence ATGACTGCATTGGCTTTAGCCCGTTCGTGGCGCCCTAAAACATTCTCCCAATTGGTAGGACAAGACCATGTGGTTAAGGCATTAACCCATGCCTTGGACCAAGGCCGACTACACCACGCTTGGCTCTTTACAGGTACTCGCGGGGTCGGAAAGACCACCATTGCCCGAATTATGGCCAAAGCCCTCAATTGCACCGGGGAAGATGGCCAAGGTCGCATGACCTCAGAGCCTTGCGGAAAATGCCCAGCTTGCCTAGAAATCGATGCGGGACGCTTTGTTGACTATATTGAGATGGATGCTGCGAGTAATCGCGGGGTAGACGACATTGCCGCTCTATTAGAAAAAGCAGCCTACGCACCCAGTAATGCACGTTACAAGGTCTACATGATTGACGAGGTGCACATGCTCACCAATCATGCCTTTAATGCCATGCTCAAAACGCTCGAAGAGCCGCCTGAACATGTGAAGTTCATACTGGCTACAACTGATCCTCAAAAGATCCCAGTCACTATTCTGTCGCGTTGCTTGCAGTTCAATCTCAAGCAAATGCCAGTACCGCTGATCGTGGAGCATCTAGAAAAAGTACTTGCCTCAGAAAAAGTCGATAGCGAGACCAATGCACTGCGTGTTTTAGCAAAAGCAGCGCAAGGCTCTATGCGTGATGCTTTATCACTGACTGATCAAGCTATCGCCTATGCTGCTGGCAAAGTATCTGAAGAAGCCGTGCGTGGCATGCTTGGCACTTTGGATGATGCTTACCTCATTAAAATTTTAGATGCCCTCATAGCAAAAGATGGCGCGACATTGTTAGCTATCTCTAATGAGATGGGTGAGCGCAGCATGTCTTTCTCATTAGCATTGGCTGATCTATCAAGCCTCATTCAGAAAATCGCAGCCGCACAAATTGTTCCTGAGTCAGTATTAGAAGATTGGCCAGAAGCAGCAGAGATTCGTCGCTTAGCTAGCGCGCTGACAAAAGAAGAAGCGCAGCTCTTCTATCAAATCAGTATTACCAGCCGCCCAGACTTATCACTAGCACCCGATGAGCAAACTGGCTTTGCCATGACTCTCTTGCGGATGTTGGCCTTTCGTCCCGGAAATGAAACTCTCGGTAGAGCAGGGAACTCAACACCGCCAGTAGCTTCGGCACCAAGACCTTCCGCACCAGCAAATCAAACTGCTGCCCCAGTCAGGTCTGCACCTGCAGCATCTGCTCCAGCACCAGTACCAGCAGCTAAGCCCGCTGCATCAGCCTCTAGTTCTGATCGTCCAGACTGGCATACCTTAATGCGTCAGTTGCCCGTTAAAGGTCTAGTGCAACAGTTGGCGTTTCAGACAGAGTTACAGAATTGGGAGGATTCACCAGCAGGCGTCCGCGCCACAGTGGTGACACCGATGCCGCAATTAGCTTCAGAGGCTTCCATTGGCCGCCTTGCAGATGCGCTCACTGCACACTTTGGAAAGCCTGTGAAAGTAGTAATAGAGAAGGGTGAGGTCGAGGGTAAGACCGTCGCTAAAGTCGATGCTCAGATACACCAAGAGAAAAGACAAAATGCAGAGCAGATGATTGCTCAAGATCCATTTATTCAGCAATTAGAAAAAGAGTTTGGGGCCAAAGTAGTTGGTGGCTCTGTTAAGCCAATCTAA
- a CDS encoding McrB family protein, translated as MKFYYVKLSCPEANDGDKFKKILSACLTKKVEDFEFSNIPNKIHELEKNDFVVFILSGDVGNKNVYFRNDDSLKNFGNGIYALGKVNSITPVDKKFSATLYPLNECISREQLYLYPQFSDNLGVMTKGSPNQAGLYSLDQDVYLSLIDYLTKNKIINNEYGLLKEINYTDKLSQVAIANQIFLKAKNLESFKALGLLQASPNKLFTSHNNAPRDYLIDCFCKWFAKPENFKISYEGLVTGKVLKSWDQDFFNHQIFSIDKDAIDEDIKKIKKIVENSDANQEWSKFNDSSSKGAPKAVLGKNNYLSFLDSFSKDPEQIKAYKDLFNIKVTSNANIALRLSKPFILLAGISGTGKTRFIREQASKTGSIEKTYQLIPVRPDWHEPSDLLGYVSRVSGSPYYVATDVLRFIVKAWSAIADKNIDCQSKVIKGHILDLNEIPPYWLCLDEMNLAPVEQYFSDFLSILETRIWAKNTNKFEYSCDALLSGKLVNEGGHQLRNDLEITGGKYDALWDHFSNFGIGIPLNLIVAGTVNMDETTHGFSRKVLDRALSFDFGDFFPNNFDSYFNPSIEAVTLGYPIWSNASIELDALSTTIDKDGKKSIGFLSEVNEKLDGSYFKIAYRSLNDLLLSVIAFQPKSEIELHAVWDDFVMCKILPRIEGDIDKLAIHGGTSDAQVTILSELKELLAKKLSSIWNDESRPDLYRRFSGTTTTDRNIQETNTNTILIACRSKNKISWMENRLTNTSFTNYWP; from the coding sequence ATGAAGTTCTATTACGTCAAACTAAGTTGTCCAGAGGCAAATGATGGTGATAAATTCAAAAAAATTCTTAGCGCATGTCTAACTAAAAAGGTTGAGGATTTTGAATTTTCAAATATTCCAAACAAGATTCATGAGCTTGAGAAAAATGATTTCGTCGTTTTTATTCTTAGCGGTGATGTTGGCAATAAAAATGTATATTTTCGAAATGATGACAGCTTAAAAAATTTCGGTAATGGTATATACGCCCTTGGAAAAGTAAACTCAATTACACCGGTAGATAAAAAATTCTCCGCAACTCTCTACCCTTTGAATGAGTGCATCTCACGAGAGCAACTTTATCTTTATCCTCAATTTTCTGACAACCTAGGAGTGATGACGAAGGGAAGTCCGAATCAAGCTGGGTTGTACAGCCTGGATCAGGATGTTTATCTGTCGTTAATAGATTACTTAACTAAAAATAAGATTATAAATAATGAATATGGGCTACTTAAAGAAATCAACTATACGGACAAATTATCACAAGTCGCCATTGCAAACCAAATTTTTTTAAAGGCTAAAAATCTTGAAAGCTTCAAAGCTTTAGGCCTATTACAGGCCTCGCCTAACAAATTATTTACTAGCCACAATAATGCCCCCAGGGACTATTTAATAGACTGCTTTTGCAAGTGGTTCGCTAAGCCAGAAAATTTCAAAATATCTTATGAGGGTCTTGTAACAGGCAAAGTTTTAAAGTCGTGGGATCAAGATTTCTTTAACCATCAAATTTTTAGCATCGATAAGGATGCAATTGATGAAGATATAAAGAAAATAAAAAAGATTGTTGAAAATTCTGATGCCAATCAAGAATGGTCAAAGTTCAATGACTCAAGTAGCAAAGGTGCGCCAAAGGCTGTGCTTGGAAAAAACAATTATTTAAGTTTTTTAGATTCGTTCTCAAAAGATCCGGAGCAGATTAAAGCATATAAAGATCTTTTTAACATCAAGGTAACCTCAAACGCAAACATCGCCCTTAGATTAAGTAAGCCCTTCATATTGTTGGCAGGAATTTCCGGGACTGGCAAAACTCGATTCATACGTGAGCAAGCTTCAAAAACTGGCTCCATTGAAAAAACCTACCAACTCATTCCTGTTAGACCTGACTGGCATGAACCATCGGACCTTCTTGGATACGTATCCAGAGTAAGTGGTTCCCCGTATTATGTGGCTACAGATGTATTGAGATTTATAGTTAAGGCCTGGTCTGCAATAGCGGATAAAAATATAGATTGTCAAAGCAAAGTCATCAAAGGCCACATTCTCGATCTAAATGAGATTCCCCCATACTGGTTATGTCTTGATGAGATGAATCTTGCGCCAGTTGAGCAATATTTTTCGGATTTTCTATCAATACTTGAAACTCGTATATGGGCCAAGAATACCAATAAATTTGAGTATTCGTGCGATGCCCTTCTGAGTGGCAAATTAGTAAATGAAGGTGGCCATCAACTAAGAAATGATCTTGAAATAACTGGGGGGAAATATGACGCGCTGTGGGACCATTTCTCAAACTTTGGGATTGGAATACCCCTAAATCTGATTGTTGCGGGTACAGTCAACATGGATGAAACGACCCATGGATTTTCTCGCAAGGTGTTAGATCGCGCGCTAAGTTTTGATTTTGGTGACTTCTTTCCAAATAATTTTGACTCATACTTTAACCCCTCAATTGAGGCGGTAACTTTAGGCTATCCAATTTGGTCAAATGCCTCGATAGAGCTGGATGCGCTCTCAACAACAATAGATAAAGATGGCAAAAAATCAATAGGATTTCTATCTGAAGTTAATGAAAAACTTGATGGTAGCTACTTTAAGATTGCATATCGCTCATTAAATGACCTACTACTTTCAGTCATTGCTTTTCAACCCAAATCTGAGATTGAGCTACATGCCGTGTGGGATGATTTTGTAATGTGCAAAATCCTACCAAGGATTGAAGGAGATATTGATAAATTAGCCATTCACGGTGGTACCAGCGACGCACAAGTAACGATTCTTTCAGAGCTCAAAGAACTTCTAGCAAAAAAATTATCATCCATTTGGAATGATGAGTCTAGACCAGACCTCTATCGTCGATTTTCAGGAACCACAACAACTGATAGAAATATTCAAGAAACAAATACAAATACAATTCTTATCGCCTGTAGAAGTAAAAATAAAATATCCTGGATGGAGAATAGACTTACCAATACTTCATTTACAAACTACTGGCCATAA
- the dcm gene encoding DNA (cytosine-5-)-methyltransferase: MKNKETIKFIDLFAGIGGMRIGFEDAGAQCVLTCEIDDAAMTTYKENYKPEHNHKFSRDILNLGLGSDFVPDHNILVAGFPCQPYSIAGLRKGLKDERGGDIFKAILRILNKNKPDAFLLENVKGIVNHENGETFKFMITSLAECGYHIVPPEVLNSMTHANVPQNRERVFVVGFKDPEKAAKFKYPNEVKLSRTIHDCLESVKAGEEFYYTEEKYDCTKALKVAMKNKDTIYQWRRQYVRENKSNACPTLTANMGSGGHNVPLILDSFGIRKLTPRETANFQGFPRSFKLPKLANSKLYHQFGNSVTVPLIKKIATEIIKVL; this comes from the coding sequence ATGAAAAATAAAGAAACTATCAAATTTATAGATTTATTTGCCGGAATAGGTGGCATGAGAATTGGCTTTGAAGATGCTGGCGCGCAATGTGTTTTGACTTGTGAGATTGATGATGCCGCAATGACTACCTACAAGGAAAACTATAAACCTGAACACAATCACAAATTTTCACGTGACATTCTAAACTTAGGCCTAGGTAGCGATTTTGTTCCTGATCACAATATTCTGGTTGCAGGATTTCCATGCCAGCCCTACTCTATTGCAGGGCTCAGAAAAGGTCTTAAAGATGAGCGTGGTGGCGATATTTTCAAAGCTATATTGCGTATTTTGAATAAAAATAAGCCAGATGCATTTTTACTCGAAAATGTAAAAGGGATTGTTAATCATGAAAATGGCGAAACCTTTAAGTTCATGATTACGTCTTTGGCAGAGTGTGGCTACCATATCGTACCTCCGGAAGTATTAAATTCAATGACGCATGCAAATGTGCCTCAAAACCGAGAACGCGTTTTTGTAGTTGGATTTAAGGATCCTGAAAAAGCAGCAAAGTTTAAATATCCCAATGAAGTGAAATTAAGCAGAACAATTCATGATTGCTTAGAGAGCGTTAAGGCTGGGGAAGAGTTTTATTACACAGAAGAAAAATATGACTGCACCAAGGCATTAAAGGTGGCCATGAAAAATAAAGACACTATCTATCAATGGCGTCGCCAATATGTTCGCGAAAACAAGTCGAACGCATGCCCAACATTAACCGCAAACATGGGTTCAGGTGGCCACAATGTCCCGCTAATTTTAGATAGTTTTGGCATTAGAAAATTAACCCCACGTGAAACAGCTAATTTCCAAGGGTTCCCAAGATCCTTCAAATTACCTAAATTAGCCAATTCCAAGCTTTACCATCAATTTGGAAACAGCGTTACAGTTCCATTAATTAAAAAGATTGCTACAGAAATAATAAAGGTTCTATAA
- a CDS encoding DUF2357 domain-containing protein → MPELLRLKTKDWELTLWSSDITSRQNILKRTLARHNKTSSPSKIIFSKQINAEVFQNTENYWLSLSNIRDITIAQPLFFENTQYQFEWVFFDPSVNNAFIAHKLTNLNNSFRFSAPRNEHDLPRLIGGLNTGNDIGWLKLPLHYTNQFGRENSLAISLEVLPTKMDMTSDLVNMYKKIDIKYPLWRFNLASKTEQSISAGNNIGYFPILWLAHFENLRQKLLLGLKVVTNTPHSNLKNKSRYVKAEKLKGKLSNKQVELFRENIKQGFFNENYRHSKKYLSLDTPENRFIKKVVSTTKSRLTTFHEKLVKSNAAPDNQQLSSLFINEIKGWQEAFTRIESQTFLKEIPNNADSEVATIVLQQKTGYNTVYKIWQELKFYLDMFDSQSSVSMKSVSEIYELWCLLEIREIILNTLHFKEVEKNTRYLSLKDLEYRMKDGFGGAFEFERSDGIKIRLVHEPVFSKKTSPIRTYWATQKPDLLMEVTLPNHSKYIWIFDAKYRIESNNNRYDPPKEEIDFVPEDAINQMHRYRDALINCSQDESGHEKSTLSRPVYGAFALYPGFFNQISSSNPYQNTIEKVGIGAFALLPNSEFSGGNQWLKNYLVSQIGLSHNSVNNNFTNEALALKSPSRIPLSGMYQNLYKNLTLVSILGATSVQNEHQFLIKDNGNFSEYRVSKKLFGHVVDEHILREIKFVAISETKTTDQSNNFIDAIWPIKSVELGYADPRESKNTSKCELAEPYWIISLGQKLKLNNAIENIAHYKKSDQVKLTTLELLDGVKDYDCIPEVYVGRVSIPPY, encoded by the coding sequence ATGCCTGAATTACTGCGACTAAAAACTAAGGATTGGGAATTGACCTTATGGAGCAGTGATATAACGTCTAGACAAAACATCCTTAAAAGAACCCTAGCACGTCATAATAAAACTTCCTCACCATCAAAAATTATTTTTTCCAAGCAAATTAATGCTGAAGTTTTCCAGAATACAGAAAATTATTGGCTAAGTTTAAGCAATATCCGAGATATAACTATTGCACAGCCATTATTTTTTGAAAATACTCAGTATCAATTCGAGTGGGTATTTTTTGATCCATCAGTTAACAATGCCTTTATCGCCCACAAGCTAACCAATTTAAATAACTCATTTCGTTTTTCAGCTCCTAGGAATGAGCATGATCTTCCAAGGCTCATAGGCGGACTAAATACGGGCAACGATATTGGATGGTTGAAGCTTCCCCTTCATTACACCAATCAATTTGGAAGGGAGAATTCTCTAGCAATTTCTTTGGAAGTATTGCCCACCAAAATGGATATGACCTCTGATTTGGTCAATATGTATAAAAAAATTGATATCAAATACCCACTTTGGAGATTTAATTTAGCCAGTAAGACAGAACAGTCGATCTCTGCAGGAAACAATATTGGGTACTTTCCAATTCTTTGGTTGGCACATTTTGAAAATTTACGTCAAAAATTGTTGCTTGGGCTTAAAGTTGTCACTAATACTCCCCATAGCAATCTAAAAAATAAATCTCGTTATGTCAAAGCTGAAAAGCTTAAAGGAAAACTTTCAAATAAGCAGGTAGAGCTATTTCGCGAAAATATTAAACAGGGTTTTTTTAATGAGAATTATCGTCATTCAAAGAAATATCTCTCGCTAGATACGCCCGAGAATCGCTTTATCAAAAAAGTGGTGTCCACCACCAAATCGAGATTGACAACTTTTCATGAAAAATTGGTGAAATCAAACGCAGCACCCGATAACCAACAGCTTAGCTCCTTATTTATAAATGAAATTAAAGGATGGCAAGAAGCATTCACAAGAATCGAAAGTCAAACATTTTTAAAGGAGATCCCAAATAACGCTGATTCTGAGGTCGCCACAATAGTCTTACAACAAAAAACTGGCTACAACACAGTATATAAAATTTGGCAGGAACTAAAATTCTACCTTGACATGTTTGACTCACAGTCTTCAGTTTCCATGAAATCAGTATCAGAAATCTATGAGCTGTGGTGTCTTCTTGAGATTAGAGAAATTATATTAAACACTCTACATTTTAAAGAGGTGGAAAAAAATACGAGGTATCTATCCCTAAAGGATCTTGAATACAGGATGAAGGATGGCTTCGGAGGTGCGTTTGAATTTGAAAGGAGCGATGGGATTAAAATTCGTTTAGTACATGAGCCTGTATTTAGTAAAAAGACTAGCCCAATAAGAACCTACTGGGCAACTCAAAAACCAGATCTGCTTATGGAGGTAACCTTACCAAACCATAGTAAATATATATGGATATTTGATGCCAAATACCGAATTGAATCAAACAATAATCGCTATGATCCACCTAAAGAAGAAATAGATTTTGTACCTGAAGATGCCATAAATCAGATGCATCGTTATCGAGACGCATTAATCAATTGCTCACAAGATGAATCCGGCCATGAAAAAAGCACCTTAAGTCGTCCAGTGTATGGCGCATTTGCACTTTATCCTGGATTTTTTAATCAAATCTCTAGTTCAAACCCCTATCAAAATACAATTGAAAAAGTCGGCATTGGTGCCTTTGCACTGCTACCAAACTCAGAGTTTAGTGGAGGTAACCAATGGTTAAAAAATTACTTAGTTTCACAGATAGGGTTGTCGCATAATTCTGTCAATAATAATTTTACGAATGAAGCACTTGCTCTAAAAAGCCCATCAAGAATACCTTTAAGCGGTATGTATCAAAATTTGTATAAAAATTTAACATTGGTTTCAATATTAGGGGCGACGAGTGTTCAAAATGAACATCAATTTTTGATAAAAGATAATGGAAACTTTAGTGAATATAGGGTTAGCAAAAAACTATTTGGGCATGTAGTAGACGAACATATCCTTCGGGAAATTAAATTCGTGGCAATTTCTGAAACAAAAACAACTGATCAATCTAATAATTTTATTGATGCAATTTGGCCAATTAAATCGGTCGAACTTGGTTACGCCGATCCACGAGAATCAAAAAATACCTCAAAATGTGAACTCGCTGAACCCTATTGGATAATATCCCTGGGTCAAAAGTTGAAACTCAATAATGCAATAGAAAATATTGCTCACTACAAAAAATCAGATCAAGTTAAGTTAACGACACTTGAGTTGCTTGATGGCGTCAAAGATTATGACTGCATACCTGAAGTTTATGTTGGTAGGGTATCCATTCCGCCCTATTAG
- a CDS encoding polyhydroxyalkanoate synthesis regulator DNA-binding domain-containing protein, which translates to MNSAKSESLRVVKKYGSRRLYDTVTSKYISFKELGEIIADGFEVSVIDSKTNEDLTRITLASYLVENTHVLNFCSNELLALIIKNQSYSNETKSVIKNIIDQSLAYWIPQGSKK; encoded by the coding sequence ATGAATTCTGCAAAATCAGAAAGCCTAAGAGTGGTGAAAAAATACGGTAGCCGAAGGTTATACGATACCGTGACCTCAAAATACATTTCATTTAAAGAATTAGGTGAAATTATCGCCGATGGATTTGAAGTGTCGGTGATAGACTCAAAAACAAATGAGGATCTCACTCGCATTACATTAGCGAGTTATTTGGTAGAAAATACACATGTTTTAAATTTTTGCTCCAATGAATTGTTGGCTCTAATCATCAAAAATCAATCTTATTCAAATGAAACAAAGAGCGTTATTAAAAATATAATTGATCAGTCTTTGGCTTACTGGATTCCGCAAGGCTCAAAAAAATAA
- a CDS encoding VWA domain-containing protein: MINGKELEVLLGTRKPVMANNTGESVDVLVRLRAPVQEMAGVSERTPLAVSLVIDRSGSMNGGKLTEAKRCALDLLSRLEDEDWVSVVIYDDMVEVLLETMSVRMAKALLPIRLDSIQPNGMTNLHGGWLKGAETLAPRAGRGMVSRVILLSDGQANRGLLSKEAIYEQVRELASAGVTTSTVGIGFDFNEELMTGIATAGQGNSWYGQRAEDLAESFDAELGFLTSLVWQDVRIKLNTPLLHRIGQRNEQVRVRNDYVQNASGQYCLPAIAQGSEVWMAISLSMPEVIHLQDNGSVLRCTILAKDKDGIEHEFAVSLPQLKVVSLADYQLAPEDELVARRFNEVEAADIQREARLHVRDRNWSAVERLMAKLEERSHENPWLAETVSYLRKLLERRDHEAMEKELMYSSDKLKNRIADLDDNVMFCMSAEAVKPAFLRKKVTQGRNSDSQT, from the coding sequence ATGATTAACGGCAAAGAATTAGAAGTCCTACTAGGAACCCGCAAACCAGTAATGGCAAACAATACTGGGGAGAGCGTAGATGTATTAGTCCGCTTGCGTGCACCAGTTCAGGAGATGGCAGGGGTGTCTGAACGCACCCCTTTAGCAGTCTCTCTAGTGATCGATCGCTCAGGCTCCATGAATGGCGGCAAGCTGACTGAAGCAAAGCGTTGCGCCCTAGATTTACTCTCTCGCCTAGAAGACGAAGACTGGGTCTCAGTAGTGATCTATGACGATATGGTGGAAGTCTTACTAGAAACCATGTCAGTAAGGATGGCAAAAGCATTGCTGCCAATTCGCTTGGATAGCATTCAGCCTAATGGCATGACAAACCTTCATGGCGGCTGGCTCAAAGGCGCTGAAACCCTGGCGCCACGTGCCGGTCGCGGCATGGTCAGTCGAGTCATCTTGTTGTCTGATGGACAAGCAAATCGAGGTCTGCTGTCTAAAGAAGCAATTTATGAGCAAGTCAGAGAACTGGCGAGCGCAGGAGTAACGACATCCACAGTGGGGATTGGGTTTGATTTCAATGAAGAGTTGATGACTGGTATTGCTACTGCGGGACAAGGCAATAGCTGGTACGGCCAGCGTGCCGAAGACCTTGCAGAATCTTTTGATGCAGAACTCGGTTTCTTGACTAGTTTGGTTTGGCAAGATGTCCGTATTAAGTTAAATACACCGCTATTGCATCGTATAGGACAAAGGAATGAACAAGTACGGGTGCGCAATGACTATGTACAAAATGCGAGTGGTCAATACTGTTTGCCAGCGATTGCTCAAGGATCTGAAGTATGGATGGCAATCTCTCTTTCAATGCCAGAAGTCATTCACCTACAAGACAATGGCTCGGTACTACGTTGCACGATCTTGGCAAAAGACAAAGATGGTATTGAGCATGAGTTTGCAGTCAGTCTGCCTCAGCTTAAGGTCGTATCACTAGCTGACTACCAGTTAGCCCCGGAAGACGAACTAGTGGCCCGTCGCTTTAATGAAGTAGAGGCTGCTGATATTCAGCGCGAAGCTCGCCTACATGTACGTGACCGTAATTGGTCAGCAGTAGAGCGTCTGATGGCAAAACTAGAAGAGCGCTCACATGAGAATCCCTGGCTGGCAGAAACAGTCAGTTACTTGCGCAAGTTACTAGAGAGACGTGATCATGAGGCAATGGAAAAAGAACTGATGTATTCCTCAGATAAGCTCAAGAATCGCATTGCTGATCTAGACGATAACGTGATGTTCTGTATGAGTGCTGAGGCAGTGAAGCCTGCATTTCTTCGCAAGAAGGTCACCCAAGGCAGAAACTCAGATTCACAAACATAA